A section of the Ictalurus punctatus breed USDA103 chromosome 8, Coco_2.0, whole genome shotgun sequence genome encodes:
- the chrnb5b gene encoding neuronal acetylcholine receptor subunit beta-2 yields the protein MAPRMEKGLWLLFLTTALCAEVEERLINNLLSPERYNKLIRPAVNKSQQVTIAIQVSLAQLISVNEREQIMTTNCWLTQVWNDYRLMWNPDEYEGVMKVRLPSQHIWLPDIVLYNNADGTYEVSFYSNAVVSSNGEVAWLPPAIYKSACKIEVRNFPFDQQNCTLKFRSWTYDHTEIDLVLLSDFASRDDFKPSGEWDIVSLPGRKNEDPDDFTYLDITYDFIIRRKPLFYTINLIVPCVLITSLAILVFYLPSDCGEKITLCISVLLALTVFLLLISKIVPPTSLAVPLIGKYLMFTMVLVTFSIVTSVCVLNIHHRSPSTHTMPPWVKSFFLNHLPALLFMQRPGSSNIREKFRRKHQHRSFSENTLKREQDALSDSTFFVNEDSKTLSRRNREMQDNTEIRKRLAVKCSADMEMAVEGVRYIADKIKSEDDDEAIIEDWKYVAMVIDRLFLWIFVLVCVSGTVGLFMQPLVNSYNTQLDDNTE from the exons CGGCGTTGTGCGCTGAGGTGGAGGAACGATTAATTAATAACCTCCTTTCTCCTGAACGCTACAACAAGCTCATACGACCAGCAGTGAACAAGAGCCAGCAGGTGACCATCGCCATCCAGGTGTCTCTAGCTCAGCTCATCAGTGTG AATGAAAGGGAACAGATTATGACCACCAACTGCTGGCTCACTCAG gtGTGGAATGATTACCGATTAATGTGGAACCCAGACGAGTACGAAGGTGTCATGAAAGTTCGTCTTCCGTCACAGCACATATGGCTGCCAGACATCGTCCTCTACAATAA TGCGGACGGGACTTACGAGGTGTCTTTCTACTCCAACGCCGTCGTGTCCAGCAATGGTGAGGTTGCTTGGTTGCCTCCAGCCATCTATAAAAGTGCGTGTAAGATTGAGGTGCGAAACTTTCCATTCGACCAACAGAACTGCACACTGAAGTTCCGCTCTTGGACGTACGACCACACAGAGATTGACCTGGTCTTGCTGTCCGACTTCGCAAGCCGCGATGACTTCAAACCCAGTGGTGAGTGGGATATTGTGTCTCTTCCCGGTCGCAAGAATGAAGACCCAGATGACTTCACTTACCTGGATATCACTTATGACTTCATCATCAGGCGCAAGCCGCTTTTCTACACCATCAACCTGATCGTTCCGTGTGTTCTTATCACATCTCTGGCCATCTTGGTTTTCTACTTGCCCTCGGACTGTGGAGAGAAGATAACCTTGTGTATCTCAGTCCTCTTGGCCCTAACTGTTTTCCTCCTTCTCATCTCCAAGATTGTGCCTCCGACCTCACTGGCTGTGCCACTCATTGGCAAGTATCTGATGTTCACCATGGTGCTGGTGACCTTCTCCATCGTCACCAGCGTGTGCGTGCTAAACATTCATCACCGCTCTCCGAGCACACACACCATGCCACCGTGGGTCAAGAGCTTCTTCTTGAATCATCTGCCAGCGTTGTTGTTCATGCAAAGGCCTGGGTCGTCCAACATCCGTGAGAAATTCCGGCGCAAGCACCAACATCGCTCGTTCTCTGAGAACACTCTTAAAAGAGAGCAGGACGCTCTGTCGGATTCCACGTTCTTTGTGAATGAGGACTCCAAAACCCTCAGCCGGAGGAATAGAGAAATGCAGGATAACACAGAGATCCGGAAACGGCTAGCAGTGAAGTGCTCAGCGGATATGGAGATGGCTGTGGAGGGCGTGAGATACATTGCTGACAAGATAAAGAGCGAGGATGATGACGAAGCG ATCATTGAGGACTGGAAATATGTGGCGATGGTAATAGACCGACTCTTCCTGTGGATCTTTGTGTTGGTTTGCGTTTCTGGAACTGTTGGCCTCTTCATGCAGCCTCTGGTTAATAGCTACAACACTCAATTGGATGACAACAccgagtga